Part of the uncultured Fibrobacter sp. genome is shown below.
AGGAAGTAACGGTCATGCGTCACGAGAATCACGGAGCCCTTGTATTCGCGGAGGTGGCGTTCGAGCCAGGCAACCGTTTCGGCATCCAGGTGGTTCGTCGGTTCGTCAAGCAAGAGCAAATCCGGCTCTTCAAGGAGCAGGCGGCAGAGGGCCACACGGCGCTTTTCACCACCGGAAAGGTTCGTCACCGGCCAGTCACCCGGCGGGCAGCGAAGAGCGTCCATTGCAATTTCAATGTTGCGGTCGAGGCTCCACAGGTCCTGCGCGTCGATGATGTCCTGGAGCTTTGCCTGTTCGTCGAGGAGCTTGTTCATCTCGTCGTCTTCCATGGGTTCGGCGAACTTCATGGAAATTTCGTTGAAGCGGTCAAGTACGGCCTGCTTCTTGGCCACGGCCTGCATCACGTTTTCCTTGACGGTCAAGTTCGGGTCGAGCTGCGGTTCCTGCGGCAGGTAGCCCGCGGTGCGGCCCGGCTCGATCCAGGCTTCGCCCTGGAATTCCTTGTCGATGCCCGCCATGATGCGCAGCAGCGTCGACTTACCGGCACCGTTCTGGCCGATGATGCCAATCTTTGCGCCGTAGTAGAAGCTCAAGGAAATGTCCTTCAGCACCTCCTTGTTAGGCGGGTATGACTTGGTCATCTTGTACATGTAGAAAACGAATTTTTCTGCTTTATTTTCGGCCATAAATAGTGGTTTGTGGTTAGTGGTTGGTGGTTAGAATCTAGAGCCTAGAGGTTAGGATCTAGGGGTTTTTCAATGGAAATTTAATTCTTTCGCGTTTTAGCGCGGAGGATGCAAAGTTGTTTATAGGGGTTTTTAGGAGGCCCGAGCCTCGAGCCTGGGGCCCCGAGCCTGCTATGCCATTTTGCTAGCGTCAATGGTATTCGTGGACTCGACCTTGCCGGCAAAGAAGCTGTAGGCCGCAGGCACGATGAACAGCGAGAGGAACGTTGCAAACGTGAGGCCA
Proteins encoded:
- a CDS encoding ATP-binding cassette domain-containing protein, coding for MAENKAEKFVFYMYKMTKSYPPNKEVLKDISLSFYYGAKIGIIGQNGAGKSTLLRIMAGIDKEFQGEAWIEPGRTAGYLPQEPQLDPNLTVKENVMQAVAKKQAVLDRFNEISMKFAEPMEDDEMNKLLDEQAKLQDIIDAQDLWSLDRNIEIAMDALRCPPGDWPVTNLSGGEKRRVALCRLLLEEPDLLLLDEPTNHLDAETVAWLERHLREYKGSVILVTHDRYFL